A single window of Salvia splendens isolate huo1 chromosome 8, SspV2, whole genome shotgun sequence DNA harbors:
- the LOC121743147 gene encoding dof zinc finger protein DOF3.1-like produces the protein MDSSSTQLHLQEMGLESMVACKQQDGNKKARPADMQALKCPRCDSANTKFCYYNNYSLSQPRYFCKSCRRYWTKGGTLRNVPVGGGCRKNKRSSSTSSSSSSSKRSQDHPLPSPIPSMPPLSYDSNDLNLAIATLQKQNSAHLGLEDHDFSIWAHSQALGSFSGGVSSSSGLFDAIRSSGFLENPSGGNGIQNLYYDDQNGMMSSGAHDMGMPTASPYGEYAVSTTASTAMTTVKQEMRGGRDGDGRILWGFPWQNTGAGDGNGSDLDSATRLNWNGIGPSNWQGLLNSSLT, from the exons ATGGATTCTTCAAGCACACAACTCCATCTCCAG GAAATGGGTTTAGAAAGCATGGTGGCGTGCAAGCAGCAAGATGGAAACAAGAAGGCAAGGCCAGCTGATATGCAGGCTCTAAAATGCCCTCGATGCGACTCCGCCAACACCAAATTCTGCTATTACAACAACTACAGCCTCTCCCAGCCTAGATACTTCTGCAAATCCTGCCGACGATACTGGACCAAAGGCGGCACCCTCCGCAACGTCCCCGTCGGCGGAGGCTGCCGCAAGAACAAGAGATCCTCCTCCacttcctcctcctcatcctcctccaaGCGAAGCCAAGACCACCCCCTCCCCTCCCCAATCCCATCCATGCCTCCTCTCTCCTACGATTCCAACGATCTCAATCTCGCCATCGCCACCCTCCAGAAGCAGAATTCCGCCCATTTAGGGTTAGAGGATCACGATTTCTCCATCTGGGCCCACTCCCAAGCCCTCGGGAGCTTCTCCGGCGGCGTCTCCTCCTCTTCGGGGCTGTTTGATGCCATCAGAAGTAGTGGGTTTCTTGAGAATCCGAGCGGTGGGAATGGGATTCAGAATTTGTACTATGATGATCAGAATGGGATGATGAGCAGTGGGGCCCACGACATGGGAATGCCGACGGCGTCGCCGTATGGGGAGTACGCGGTCTCCACGACGGCCTCCACGGCCATGACGACGGTGAAGCAAGAGATGCGCGGAGGAAGGGACGGGGACGGGAGGATATTGTGGGGTTTCCCGTGGCAGAATACGGGTGCCGGGGATGGCAATGGGTCGGATCTCGATTCCGCAACCAGACTTAACTGGAACGGGATCGGGCCGTCCAATTGGCAAGGGCTTCTCAATAGCTCTCTTACATAA